In Verrucomicrobiota bacterium, a single genomic region encodes these proteins:
- a CDS encoding family 20 glycosylhydrolase: protein MNIHPRLLPQPRSLTSRDGIFPLPAAGVIGIGDASLYPIATELQSLFPGFAVNVSYPGSHDTVSVALRDGLHRDGYRLGITPAGIRIEAGAVSGAFYAVQTLRQLVEQAVEGALPCLEIEDWPDFEDRGVYYDVTRGRVPKPDQLLQLADQLSRCKINQLQLYIEHTFAFRGHPEIGKEASPLTAGDILKLDAHCRARHIELVPSLASFGHLATVLRHPQYHHIAEDLGVGKYIDPDASPGFALHAWTLSPANPESYAFLDSLFAEFLPLFTSQRFNACCDEVYDLGWGQSYELCKQRGKGRVYLDHIAKVAELARKYGKRMMFWGDIIRHHPELVPDIPKDLTVLDWAYGHNHKFETIADFQRAGLEFYACPGTNSWNALFPRLPEACANIAGFAAAGRKHGARGLLNTDWGDGGHYNFMEYSWHGYLFGAEQAWNTGADQESFTRRFVSRFIGRDDADLASALDELGEISFRSLAHGNNSIWQTIFFALPDDPAFSEAQSTGGIMVRDGKIVTGSFRIDAEMGRSVLPRVEHIRAVFADRCGAPGVDPLGVLPYWLFAADTMVLAARKLAAFGLGGQADKAERTAITKAMRDLRRRFERLWRARNRPSEIGVTLARYDHAIRGVSVRAALIETGPNRVRLTVTNSGARPASGAVTLRVTPAESVRITGGAELNFARLRPGSSRSAEFTLEVSGQPAMVTVKASGSGDEIHGASLTLYSDRDWTIPALSACPPDLAALPAMLAGAGPRTARLADGPVAEARVAPAGDKLAVVVTVHDVSVRRGDPVWRGSCFELFGCAGAGKAIGQVFLAPPTAEAPAAAFKLMDGAIVPAPEIAVAGVATGPEGYTLAALVPLALLEIPIGAKEFRLEGVATAQTAGRSEHRRASLFYATDNACSDSAGFGIIHVRPSGSGSIL from the coding sequence ATGAACATCCATCCTCGTCTGCTGCCCCAGCCCCGATCCCTGACATCACGCGACGGCATCTTCCCTCTGCCCGCCGCCGGCGTGATCGGCATCGGTGACGCGAGCCTTTATCCGATCGCGACGGAACTGCAGTCCCTGTTCCCGGGGTTCGCCGTAAATGTGAGTTACCCGGGCAGTCACGACACCGTCTCCGTGGCCCTGCGCGATGGTCTGCATCGCGATGGCTACCGGCTCGGCATCACCCCTGCCGGCATCCGCATCGAGGCCGGCGCGGTCAGCGGCGCGTTTTACGCTGTCCAGACCCTGCGCCAGCTCGTGGAACAGGCGGTGGAGGGCGCGCTGCCCTGCTTGGAGATCGAGGACTGGCCGGACTTCGAGGACCGCGGCGTTTACTATGATGTGACCCGTGGCCGCGTGCCGAAACCGGACCAGCTTCTGCAACTGGCCGACCAGCTCAGCCGCTGCAAGATCAACCAGCTCCAGCTCTATATCGAGCACACCTTCGCGTTCCGGGGCCACCCGGAGATCGGCAAGGAGGCCTCGCCGCTGACGGCCGGGGATATCCTGAAACTCGACGCCCATTGCCGGGCGCGGCACATCGAGTTGGTGCCGTCGCTGGCCTCCTTCGGCCATCTCGCCACCGTGCTGCGGCACCCGCAATACCACCACATCGCCGAGGACCTGGGCGTGGGCAAATACATCGATCCGGACGCGTCGCCGGGCTTCGCGCTGCACGCCTGGACGCTTTCGCCGGCCAACCCGGAGAGCTATGCTTTTCTGGACAGTCTCTTTGCCGAGTTCCTGCCGCTCTTCACCAGCCAACGCTTCAACGCCTGCTGCGATGAAGTCTACGACCTCGGCTGGGGCCAGTCCTATGAACTCTGCAAACAGCGCGGCAAGGGGCGGGTCTATCTCGACCACATCGCGAAGGTCGCCGAGTTGGCTCGGAAATACGGCAAGCGGATGATGTTCTGGGGCGACATCATCCGGCATCACCCGGAGCTGGTTCCCGACATCCCCAAGGACCTGACCGTGCTCGATTGGGCCTACGGTCACAACCACAAGTTCGAGACCATCGCCGACTTCCAACGCGCCGGGCTGGAGTTCTACGCCTGCCCGGGCACCAACTCCTGGAACGCGCTCTTCCCCCGGCTTCCCGAGGCCTGCGCCAACATCGCCGGGTTCGCGGCCGCCGGCAGGAAGCATGGCGCCCGTGGGCTGCTCAACACCGACTGGGGCGACGGCGGCCATTACAACTTCATGGAATACTCCTGGCATGGCTATTTGTTCGGCGCCGAGCAGGCGTGGAACACCGGCGCCGATCAGGAGAGCTTCACCCGCCGCTTCGTGTCGCGGTTCATCGGCCGGGACGACGCCGACCTTGCATCGGCGCTGGACGAACTGGGCGAGATCTCATTCCGCTCCCTCGCCCATGGCAACAACAGCATCTGGCAGACGATATTCTTCGCCCTGCCGGACGATCCGGCCTTTTCCGAGGCCCAATCGACGGGCGGTATCATGGTCCGCGACGGCAAGATCGTCACGGGGTCCTTCCGGATCGATGCCGAAATGGGGCGTTCGGTCCTGCCCCGCGTGGAACACATCCGGGCCGTCTTTGCCGACCGCTGTGGCGCCCCCGGCGTTGACCCGCTCGGTGTGCTTCCTTACTGGCTCTTCGCCGCCGACACCATGGTTCTGGCGGCGCGCAAACTCGCCGCCTTCGGGCTGGGCGGGCAGGCCGACAAGGCGGAGCGCACCGCCATCACCAAGGCGATGCGCGATCTGCGCCGTCGCTTCGAGCGCCTGTGGCGGGCTCGCAACCGCCCCTCGGAAATCGGCGTCACCCTGGCGCGCTACGACCATGCCATCCGCGGCGTTTCCGTGCGCGCGGCCCTGATCGAGACGGGGCCGAACCGGGTGCGCCTCACGGTCACCAATTCCGGGGCGCGCCCGGCCTCGGGAGCCGTCACGCTGCGCGTCACCCCGGCGGAGTCCGTCCGGATAACCGGTGGCGCGGAGTTGAATTTTGCCCGTTTGCGGCCGGGATCCTCGCGGAGCGCGGAGTTCACCCTCGAGGTCAGCGGCCAACCGGCCATGGTCACGGTGAAGGCCTCCGGCTCCGGGGACGAGATCCACGGCGCTTCACTGACCCTCTACAGCGATCGTGACTGGACGATTCCCGCGCTGTCCGCCTGCCCGCCCGATCTTGCGGCGCTGCCCGCCATGCTGGCCGGTGCCGGGCCCCGCACGGCCCGGCTGGCCGACGGGCCGGTGGCGGAAGCGCGCGTGGCGCCGGCCGGCGACAAGCTGGCGGTGGTCGTCACCGTCCACGATGTCTCCGTGCGGCGGGGTGATCCGGTCTGGCGCGGTTCCTGTTTTGAGCTTTTCGGTTGTGCCGGAGCCGGCAAGGCGATCGGCCAGGTCTTCCTGGCGCCGCCGACCGCGGAAGCGCCCGCCGCCGCCTTCAAGCTGATGGATGGAGCGATCGTGCCGGCCCCGGAGATTGCCGTGGCGGGAGTCGCCACCGGGCCGGAAGGCTACACGCTGGCCGCCCTCGTGCCGCTGGCGCTCCTGGAGATTCCCATTGGGGCGAAGGAATTCCGGTTGGAAGGGGTGGCCACGGCGCAAACGGCGGGCCGGAGCGAGCATCGCCGCGCATCGCTCTTTTACGCCACGGACAACGCCTGCAGCGACAGCGCGGGATTCGGGATCATTCATGTCAGACCCTCCGGATCAGGAAGTATTTTATGA